The Deltaproteobacteria bacterium region AGGCCGCCAGCACGCTGGTCTGGAAAATATCGAACCAGGTCGTGACATGAAAACCGGGGATGTCGATCGTCGCGCGAAAGTTATGCCGGGCGCGAAACTCGTCCGGTGCGGGATGGCGGAGAATTTCGTCCAGATAGGGCTGCCATGCCGAGAAATCCGGATAACCGGTTAGCGGCAGATGCATCCATGCGGCCGAATCGATGAACGGCGGATTTGCCTGCCGGGCGGTGTCCAATGCCGTGTAGCGCGCACGGGCGGAATCGGCGAGCGCGGCCAGTTCCGTGGCATTCAGACCGCGCTGCCGCGCCACGGCTTCGCGATGGGAAGCGGAAAGGCCGGCAATGTTTCCCGCGACCCACAACCATAATCGCTCCATCTCTATCGATTGGCCCTCGTAGACCACATCGTCGTAGATGCTGGAGCCGCCGACTTGCGCGAAGAACGCGCGCGCTGTCGGATGACGCTGCGACGCCGCAGCCAGCGCCGTCGTTGATCCCGCCGACGAGCCGGAGAGGCCAACCTGATGATTGGTCCAGGGCTCGCTCGCGATCCATTCAAGAGTGTCGAAGCCGTCGGCCGCGTCATCACCGTAGACATGGTCCTCACCCTCAGAGCCGTAGCGTCCGCGGCAATCCTGATAGACGGCGGCATAGCCGCGCCGCACGATCTCGCGCCAGCCCCGCAAAATCGCTCCGCGCAGGGGCGCCTGCGGATCGGGGAGCCATCCCTTGGTGCAGTCGGTCACGTGCTGGCCTTGCGGCACGGTGATGCCGTAAGGCGTACGGTGCAGAATCACCGGAAAACGCGGTCCGCCGCCCTGCGGCAGAAAGACGAAGGTGTTCAACCGGACACCGTCGCGCATTGCCACCATCGCCTGAAAGCATCGGGCTCCGTCAATCAGGTGCATGACCTACTGCTCCTCACGTCCAGATAGATTGGCTTTTGCTAACTGCGGGACAACTTCGCCTGCAAGCAAAACCAAATGTTCCATCTCGTCGAACACCGGATTCAACATTAGATGTTGCGCTCCGGCGCGCACTAGCTGACCCAGCTTCTCGATACATTCCGCGCGACCGCCCCAAATACTCACGCGCGACGCCATGTCGGCATTTTTGTAGCGCAACCCAAACCATTCGCGTAATCGACGCTCCGCACGATCGCGATTATCATCGACCGCTATGTACACGCGTTTGGAGACTCGGAAGGTCTTCGGGTCGCGCCCGACTTCATTCAAGAAGCGCTGAAGCAGCTCGACGTGCTGAACGAAGTCCGCGGAGGACGACGACCCGGCTCCCATCCAGCCGTCGCCATGGCGAGCGGCGCGCTTTAGCCCGATCTCGGTGCGCGCTCCAAACCAGATTGGCGGATGTGGCCGCTGCACCGGCTTGGGCTCCATCGGAACATTCTCGAAGCGCCAAAATTCACCGTCAAAGGTTGCCCTGGGCTGCGTCCAGAACGCTTTCAGAACTTCCAGGGTTTCGATGAAGCGCCGAACACGCCGTTGATTCGAGACGCCGAAAGTCGCTTCCGGTATGTGGGGACCGCCGATCCCCACCCCGACGATTACGCGCCCCTGGCTCAGCTGATCCAGCGTCGCCAGACTCTTCGCCAATTGCACCGGATTTCGGATTACAGGCAACAGCACTGAGGTTCCGAGGCGCAATTTCGCGGTGACCGCCGCCGCATACGTGAGGAGCGTCACAGGCTCCAGGAATGAAATGTCACTAAGAATTTGCTCCTGAACCCAGAGGCTGTCGTACCCCAGCGTTTCGGCTTTCGAGACGAACCCCTTGATAAGCGTCACATCGACCGGAGCGTTGGCGAAGCTTTGTGGAATCGCGATGCCGCACGGGACATTACCAACTGCCATTTTGACGTTCCTCCAGAATCTACCCAATCGTTCGGCGAGGCTGCTGCTGCTATGGGCGCCGCGATAAAGGCCTCTATTCGGCTCCACAGGTCCAGTCAGAGCTCTATCTTGAATCCCAGCCGATCA contains the following coding sequences:
- a CDS encoding CocE/NonD family hydrolase codes for the protein MHLIDGARCFQAMVAMRDGVRLNTFVFLPQGGGPRFPVILHRTPYGITVPQGQHVTDCTKGWLPDPQAPLRGAILRGWREIVRRGYAAVYQDCRGRYGSEGEDHVYGDDAADGFDTLEWIASEPWTNHQVGLSGSSAGSTTALAAASQRHPTARAFFAQVGGSSIYDDVVYEGQSIEMERLWLWVAGNIAGLSASHREAVARQRGLNATELAALADSARARYTALDTARQANPPFIDSAAWMHLPLTGYPDFSAWQPYLDEILRHPAPDEFRARHNFRATIDIPGFHVTTWFDIFQTSVLAAFTHLHSRVGNQRLWIGPNGHNFVYERNFWPRDPYFEWFDHWLKGERTRIMGEPAVFYSPRAWVADQETYVANDWRHSESWPPPGTVPQKFYLTGDGRLSTDGPDGEARRYRYDPNRPIPTLGGRNMLIDGGPRDQRPVQALPDYGLSYRSKVLDQDLTLAGSVDVTLHIQSSCRDTDFVAKLIELQADGRAMLLMDGVVRAMYRDAAVGPQHLAPDQVYPLTIHLGDIHHTFTAGSRLQVDVTSSNFPRRVRNTNSGNVILANDTAADIHIATNAVHHREGQPSFLVLPVLPVPPRRQGDKA
- a CDS encoding LLM class flavin-dependent oxidoreductase, with the translated sequence MAVGNVPCGIAIPQSFANAPVDVTLIKGFVSKAETLGYDSLWVQEQILSDISFLEPVTLLTYAAAVTAKLRLGTSVLLPVIRNPVQLAKSLATLDQLSQGRVIVGVGIGGPHIPEATFGVSNQRRVRRFIETLEVLKAFWTQPRATFDGEFWRFENVPMEPKPVQRPHPPIWFGARTEIGLKRAARHGDGWMGAGSSSSADFVQHVELLQRFLNEVGRDPKTFRVSKRVYIAVDDNRDRAERRLREWFGLRYKNADMASRVSIWGGRAECIEKLGQLVRAGAQHLMLNPVFDEMEHLVLLAGEVVPQLAKANLSGREEQ